Genomic segment of Chloracidobacterium sp. N:
TGCCTTGGGCGTAGGCCATAGCACCAGTCAGGCAAAGCACGGCAGCCAGAGCCATTACCTGTATCCGTTTGATCATAGGCGCTCCCCGCAGACACCCAACCACTTTGTCGCCGGCTGGTTGCCTTATCACGTTTTAGGTTTTGTGACATTTAGAATCATTTTTTTTTCGGGTTGTAAACAGGTTTGTAGCGAGTGGTGAGTAGCAAATAGCAAATAGCGAATAGCGAGTAGCGAGTGGTGAATGGCGAGTGGTGAGTAGCGAGTGGCGAGTAGGTGGAAGTGGGGGATGTTTTGAGGGGTGCTCTGAAGCAGGCACAGTCGTTGTTGTGAAGCCGAACGGATTGTTTCCCGCCGTCGCTGGTCGTACGCACTCAGCCGGTGTTTGCGGATAATCGTGTAGCCGGCGAAAATGACACCCGAAAACAATCCGGGTAGCTCTGGCGGCTACACGACGGAACAAGCCCACCAACGAGGAGAACGACATGACCGAAACGATTGCCCGCACGTTTCCGGTGACGGCCGTCCAGTCCAAATTGCCTGAACTTCTGGCTGGAATGGCCGGCGGCGAGGAACTGATCCTGACGGCTGATGGTGTGCCTGTCGCTGTCATCAAGCGCCTGGAGCGCACGAGTTGGCCAAGTGTTCCCGGCACAGCCAAGGACCGCCCGTTCTGGATGTCCCCCGATTTCGATGCCCCACTCGAAGACTTCGCGGAATATATGGAATGAACTTCGACTGCCTGACCGCGCTGCCATTTCACCACCGCGATCCATTTGACCGGATGTTGGTTGCTCAGTCGCTGATCGAGGGCATGCCGCTCCTCAGCGCCGACACGATTTTCGACGCTTACGGCGTAAACCGCATCTGGGATTAGTGGGGAATGAGGAATGGCGGAATAGCGAGTGGCGAATGGCGAGTAGCGAGTGGCGAGTAGCGAGTGGTGAGTGGCAATGAGCTTCTCTGTGCCGCCGATGGCCAGGACCTTCTCCGGGTTCCGGCTGCCGTCGTCAAATCGTCACGGAAACTCCAGTGGCGCAAACTGATGCTCCATTCGCCACTCGCCACTCGCTACCCACCACTCGCCACTCGCCACTCACCACTCGCCACTCGCCACTCACAGGGTCTTTGAGAAAACCGGGCGTGGCGCGTCGGTTTCCAGATAGGCGTCGAGTGTCATGCAGATGTTGCGCACGAAGGGGCGTCCCAACGGCGTGACAACCAGGCGTCCGGCGTCAAAGCAGATGAGGCCGTCGGCTTCCATTTCCCGGAAGGAAGCAAGCCGCCGCTCGAAGTCAGCCCCCAGGGTCGCCACCGGAAGCTCCATGTGGCACATCAGGTAACGAATCGCCTCCCGCCGCCGCTGGTCGTCCGCACTCAGCCGATGGCCGCGCACGACAGGCAGCTCCCCGTGGTCAAGGGCCGTCTGGTAACGTCCCAGCCGGGCATCATTCTGGGCATAGAACCCTTCCAGTTCGCTGATGCCGCTCATCCCAAAGGCAATGAGATTGGCCGCCGGACGCAGGGTGTAGCCCATGAAGTTGCGGTGGAGACGACGCTCGTAGGCCGCCACAGCCAGCTCATCGTCCTGGCGCGCAAAGTGATCCATGCCAATCCACACGTACTCGTGGGCCGTCAGCCGCTGGCGCGCATCGTCAAACATGGCAAAGCGGGTGGCGACATCCGGCAGGTCTTCCGTACGGATGTGCCGCTGGCGCGGACGAAGTTTTGGCACGTGGGCGTAGTTGAACAGCGCCAGGCGGTCGGGACGCAGTTCCAGAACGGACGCAACCGTATGCTCGAACGTGGCGCGGGTCTGCCGGGGCAGTCCATACACCAGATCAAGGTTGATGCTTTCAAAGCCCACGTCCCGACAGGCGGCATAGACCGCCTTCGTGAGGGCTTCCGGCTGATGCCGGCCAATGGCCGCCTGTACCTCCGGGTGGAAATCCTGGACGCCCAGACTGATGCGCCGGAAACCGAGTGACCGGATGTGCTTCAGTTGCGCCGGCGACGCAATGCGCGGGTCAATCTCGATGGACATTTCCCCGTTCCAGCCCAGGACAAAGGCTGCTTCCAGCAGACGCACGAGACGCTCCATCTGGCGCGCCGTCAGCGTGTTGGGCGTCCCACCACCCCAGTGCATCTGGACGACGCGCCGGTCGCGTCCGAGCTGTTCAACCACCAGCGCCACTTCCCGCGCCACCCGGTCAAGATAGGCATCCACGACTTCCGTCTTGCTGGTGACGGCGTTGTTGCAGCCACAGTAGTGGCACGCCATGGCGCAAAACGGCAGGTGCACGTAAAGGCAGAGATTCCGGGCGTCCGGCGTTTCCGAAAGCACCTGAAGGGCCGCCCGGTAATCCGTCGCTCCAACCTGTTCACTCCACGCCGGGACAGTCGGCTAACTCGTGTAGCCCGGCCTAGGGCCGGCTATGTTATGGCATCCACGAAGCGGTAGTTGGTGTAACCAGCCGCCCGGATGGCCCCGCCAATGTAAGGGGCCCAGCTTGGCGGCCAGTTTCCAGCAATTTCTGCGCCGCCGCAGTGGTAGTTGGGTTGAAGCATCAGGATTTTCATGACGGTGCATCCTCAGAGCCTGAAACTGCCGACAGAAGATGAAGGAAAAGGTCGGCTGGGGACGCACAAAAAACACAGGCTTGAATGAAGCCTTCTTTTCCCAACGTACAGCGGCGGAAAGGCAGGCGCGCAATTTTTTCAGGCCCGCGAAGGTTTTATGTCAAAGGTCAAGTCAGCCGGACCCGGCAGAGGTTTCCGGCTGGAAAACCGCCGCCGTCGCCCTACCGTCTGGTGCATTGCCGTGGTTCGCGCTACTTTTTGAAGGCGTAACAACTGTTTTGAAAGCCAAAAAACGGCCGATGCCAGGCATGTGTTGAACCGTCACCTTGGGCGTTGGCCGGCAGGTCGGCATCCCGCGTGACTGGCTAGTCTTCAGCATTTAGAGAAAGATTGCACTGTTTGCCGGTTTTACTTATAGTGCTGCGCCGTGTAAACAAGCCCAACGCAAACAAGCTCATCAGTACTTTCCTGCGAGCCGATCTGCCATGTTATGACTCAGGGGCGAGCGAACTGCTTCGACAATTGGTTCGAGAAGGCGACAGGCAGGAAGCCCTTCCCCTACCAGCGTGCTCTCGCCCAATGCGGGCGACTGCCCGAGTTGCTCGAGGTGCCGACGGGCACGGGGAAGACGGCTGCTGCGATCCTCGGCTGGTTGTGGCGTCGGCGATGCCATCCG
This window contains:
- a CDS encoding type II toxin-antitoxin system Phd/YefM family antitoxin, whose product is MTETIARTFPVTAVQSKLPELLAGMAGGEELILTADGVPVAVIKRLERTSWPSVPGTAKDRPFWMSPDFDAPLEDFAEYME
- a CDS encoding type II toxin-antitoxin system VapC family toxin gives rise to the protein MNFDCLTALPFHHRDPFDRMLVAQSLIEGMPLLSADTIFDAYGVNRIWD